In Aliarcobacter faecis, a genomic segment contains:
- a CDS encoding YigZ family protein, which yields MKFVNREFTFTIEEKKSKFIAYLFPFSDFSKTMQRLRAEYLKAVHFVYAYRYLNEFEQIVENSSDDGEPKGTSGKPALAVLSGAEIINSAVIIVRYFGGVKLGTGGLVRAYGNSVNEVIKIAEFSSYKKQEGYSLECEYSLLSQLEYLLNQNNIAILNKDFNLTVRVDISLSKDEFIHLKTLLPREIKIL from the coding sequence ATGAAATTTGTAAATAGAGAGTTTACTTTTACTATAGAAGAAAAAAAATCAAAATTTATAGCTTATTTGTTTCCTTTTAGTGATTTTTCTAAAACTATGCAAAGATTAAGAGCTGAATATTTAAAAGCTGTACATTTTGTATATGCTTATAGATATTTAAATGAATTTGAACAAATTGTAGAAAATTCAAGTGATGATGGAGAACCAAAAGGAACGAGTGGAAAACCAGCACTGGCAGTTTTAAGTGGTGCCGAGATTATAAATAGTGCAGTTATTATTGTGCGATATTTTGGTGGGGTAAAGCTTGGAACTGGTGGCTTGGTTCGAGCTTATGGAAATAGTGTAAATGAAGTGATAAAAATTGCAGAGTTTTCTTCTTACAAAAAGCAAGAAGGCTACTCTTTGGAGTGTGAATATAGTTTATTATCACAATTGGAGTACCTATTAAATCAAAATAATATAGCTATTTTAAATAAAGATTTTAACTTAACTGTTAGAGTAGATATTTCTCTTTCAAAAGATGAATTTATCCATTTAAAAACTTTACTTCCAAGAGAAATTAAGATACTATAA